TAAAACTAAACCAGTAGCGATACTAATAGAACCATTCTTTTTAGATAATATTAAGAATAAAGATTATCTAGAGAAATCTATTGAAAAAGTTTCAAATGCAATAATTGAGATATTAGAGTATGTAGATAAAAATGAGCTTTGAGAGGTCATATGAAAATAGAAAAATTAAAACTAAGTGAAATAACACCATATATAAATAATGCTAAAGAGCATCCTCAAGAACAGATAAACCAAATAAAAGGGAGTATAAAAGAATTTGGTTTTAATGACCCAATAGCAGTAGATGAAAACAATGTGATTATAGAAGGTCATGGAAGATATATTGCATTACAGCAATTGGGAGTTGAAGAAGTAGAGGTAATAAGATTAGATCATTTAAGTGAGATACAGAAAAAACAATATATAATAGCTCACAATAAATTAACAATGAATACTGGCTTTAACTTAGAAAAGTTAAAACTAGAGTTAAAAGAGATAGAAATTAATGAAAAAGACTTATCTTTAACTGGTTTTGAAATAGAAGAACTAAAAGATTTAAATATTGGAAGTTTAGAAGTTGAAATTGATGAGTTTAAAGAAGATGAACCACCAGAAGTAGATTTAGAAAAAGAACCATACAGTAAACTTGGAGACTTATATATGCTAGGTAGTCATAGATTACTTTGTGGAGATAGTACAAAAGTTGAAGATGTAACAAAGGTAATGTTAACAGATAAAGCTGATTTAGTATTTACAGACCCACCTTGGAATGTAAATTATGGAGGAGTAAAAGAGGATAATCCTCAAGGATATAAACCAAGAACAATATTAAATGATTTCATGGGAACAGAGGATTTCAAGAAGTTTATGTTTGATATATTTTCAAGAATGGCTGAGTTCTCAAAGAAAGGTTGTCCAACTTATGTTGTTATGTCTGGCCAAGAGTGGGGAAATATGATGTTGACTTTAGCTCAGAACAATTATCATTGGTCATCAACAATTATCTGGAATAAAGATTCTTTAGTTCTCTCAAGGAAAGATTATCATACAAAATATGAACCTATCTGGTATGGATGGCTAGAAGGAGCACCAAGACTTCATCCATTAGAAGATAGAAAACAATGTGATGTTTGGGACATTCCAAGACCGAAGAAATCAGAGCTTCATCCTACAACTAAACCAGTAGAAGTTCCAGGAAGAGCAATTATGAATAGTTCTAAAAGAGGAGATGTAGTTTTAGATTTATTTGGAGGTTCAGGTTCAACTATGATGGCTTGTGACCAGTTAGAAAGAAAAAATAGATCATTGGAGTTAGACCCAAGATATGTAGATGTAATAGTAAAAAGATATATAAACTTAGGAAAAGAAGATGTGATTTTAATAAGAGATGGAAAAGAGATTTCTTATCCTGAAATTATTAGTAACCTATAAAAAATAGGTTGCTGATTAAAGTGTATCAAGTAGTTGGTGCATTTTAGTTAGTAACAAAATATGGATGAACCAATGTGTAAACTACAGGAAGGTTCGGGAAAGGGGTTGGCAGAATGGAGGTATATAAATGTGAATTTAGATGCCAGTAAGATATTTAGAATAGGTATAGATTGGTTAACACTATATAACTTTGAAATTAGTTATAACAGCAATCTTTATATAACAGAACAAGTAACAGAGGAGTATTACCAAGAAAAATTTTGTTTAGATGAGCCAAGTTACACTTTAGATAGTACCACAAGGTTATATAGCAGTGGGAAGGAAACACATTTTAAAAATTTGAGATTTAATCCAAATAAAATTTTAAATGGCCATAATATTTATAACTCAAGGGAGATAGAGCTGAAATCAGCTCTTTTAATACTAATTAAAGAACTTTCAGAGAAAGGCATAGAGATAAATTTAGCTGAAGCAAAAATTAAAGATGTTGAGATAAATTTGAACTTTAACAAACCTTTTTTAGAAGTTGAAGAGGCTTTTAAACTGTTATTCATATCAGTGCCACACTTTAAAAAGATAAGTAGATGCACTAGAAATAAAAGCTATAGATTGATGTTTCAAGATGAAACTCTTCTAGGAAATTACGGCTCTACTTTGGTTACTGTTTATGACAAAACAGAAGAATCTAAAAAGCTAGATTTAGAATTAGATATAACAAGATTAGAGTGGAAGTTTTTAAATAGAACTTTTTCATATTATGCAAATAAGAATGAAAAGGATAATAGTCTAAATTCTATTTTAAACAGCTTTGAACTTATAGATGGAATCTTTATAGAGAACACCAAGAAGAAGCTCTTAGAAGAGGGAATAAGACATTTAGAAAATGTTATAAAGACTAATTTAGAAAAAGAGTTCCTAGCTTTTAAAAAAGCTAATAGATTTGGAAAAGAGTTGGGTAAAAAAGAGAAAAGAGGAGTCTATAGATATTTAGAAGAATCGTGCTGGATATTTGATTACACTCTTTTAATAGAGCTTGTTGATAAACATGACAAAGCACATAAAACTAGAGAGACAAAAACAATATTGAAGAACTATTCCAATCGTAATAATTTAGAAAAATTAAATTATTTG
The Cetobacterium sp. ZOR0034 DNA segment above includes these coding regions:
- a CDS encoding site-specific DNA-methyltransferase; translation: MKIEKLKLSEITPYINNAKEHPQEQINQIKGSIKEFGFNDPIAVDENNVIIEGHGRYIALQQLGVEEVEVIRLDHLSEIQKKQYIIAHNKLTMNTGFNLEKLKLELKEIEINEKDLSLTGFEIEELKDLNIGSLEVEIDEFKEDEPPEVDLEKEPYSKLGDLYMLGSHRLLCGDSTKVEDVTKVMLTDKADLVFTDPPWNVNYGGVKEDNPQGYKPRTILNDFMGTEDFKKFMFDIFSRMAEFSKKGCPTYVVMSGQEWGNMMLTLAQNNYHWSSTIIWNKDSLVLSRKDYHTKYEPIWYGWLEGAPRLHPLEDRKQCDVWDIPRPKKSELHPTTKPVEVPGRAIMNSSKRGDVVLDLFGGSGSTMMACDQLERKNRSLELDPRYVDVIVKRYINLGKEDVILIRDGKEISYPEIISNL